A part of Leptospira yasudae genomic DNA contains:
- the pgsB gene encoding poly-gamma-glutamate synthase PgsB — protein MPFAIAIFSLIFLSFCAALWIEKRNHLSIQKRIPIRIHINGTRGKSSVTRLVHSILVEAGWNVYAKTTGSAASLLFPNRSERRIFRNKISIAEQKSFLRFAARKNSDAVVMECMAVQPRYQKESEEILISATHSVITNVRNDHGEWIDTEETALYSFAHTIPKDGVLIVGKNLEQNEILRRSAEQNRSSMLNADSSFSSERIDSVLRTMRYPEHKENVEIAIRLCETLGVTEEAIVKGIASCAPDPGALRVQTIKTEAERKTFVFAFAANDTISWEQILKAQLATSVGGFVVVVFNSKRERPLRTVEFASFLSQRTEIKEILFWGPWFSLFRSRYRGNATLILEPQNIASDANLWIGAGNYQGKGRIWMQDAADKLASFQGNEWNS, from the coding sequence ATGCCCTTTGCGATCGCGATTTTCAGTCTTATCTTTTTGAGTTTCTGCGCCGCTCTTTGGATCGAAAAAAGAAATCATCTTTCGATTCAAAAACGAATTCCGATTCGAATTCATATCAACGGAACCAGGGGAAAATCTTCGGTTACGAGATTGGTCCATTCGATTCTTGTCGAAGCGGGTTGGAACGTTTACGCAAAGACGACCGGTTCGGCCGCGAGTTTGTTATTTCCGAACCGCAGCGAACGAAGGATCTTTCGAAATAAGATTTCCATCGCGGAACAAAAATCTTTTTTGCGGTTTGCCGCACGGAAGAATTCGGACGCGGTTGTGATGGAATGTATGGCCGTTCAACCGAGGTATCAAAAGGAATCCGAAGAAATTTTGATTTCCGCAACGCATTCCGTGATCACGAACGTTCGAAACGATCACGGAGAATGGATCGATACGGAAGAAACCGCTTTGTATTCGTTTGCACATACGATTCCCAAGGACGGCGTACTTATCGTTGGGAAGAATTTAGAACAAAACGAAATTTTACGAAGAAGCGCGGAACAAAATCGAAGCTCGATGTTGAATGCGGACTCCTCGTTTTCTTCGGAACGGATCGACTCCGTTTTGCGGACGATGCGGTATCCGGAACATAAAGAGAATGTGGAAATCGCGATCCGGCTTTGCGAAACGTTAGGCGTAACCGAAGAGGCGATTGTGAAAGGGATTGCGAGCTGTGCGCCCGATCCGGGAGCATTGCGCGTCCAAACGATCAAAACCGAAGCAGAAAGAAAAACCTTTGTCTTCGCTTTTGCGGCCAACGACACAATCTCTTGGGAACAAATCTTGAAAGCGCAACTTGCTACGTCGGTCGGCGGTTTCGTTGTCGTTGTCTTCAATTCGAAACGGGAAAGACCGTTGCGCACCGTCGAGTTTGCAAGTTTCCTTTCCCAGCGAACGGAAATCAAAGAGATTCTTTTTTGGGGTCCTTGGTTTTCTTTGTTTCGATCCCGGTATCGAGGAAACGCAACGTTGATTTTAGAACCGCAAAACATTGCGTCGGATGCAAATCTTTGGATCGGAGCGGGCAACTATCAAGGCAAGGGAAGAATTTGGATGCAGGATGCGGCGGACAAACTCGCTTCGTTTCAGGGGAACGAATGGAACTCGTAA
- a CDS encoding serine/threonine protein kinase, with protein MADFFQLNPGEILTLVEKAGYEPSGHCMALNSLENRVFDLRLEDGSHIISKFYRPGRWNDEQILEEHEFLRDLQEAEIPVCCPLAFEDGSSLASFQDEIYYSFWPRVGGRSPDELSPENLRILGRLLARIHNVGQAKHFEHRISLDSLTYGTYPLETLLRGEWIPSSCKKEYVETANRIFDLFREKIESVPLHRIHGDCHKGNLLFGKDGWFFVDFDDCLKGPAVQDFWMLLSRGKEGLEEREHLLSGYREFRDFEERWFDLVEILRAMRFVHYSAWISSRFTTDPSFPVAFPHFAENEYWEKETLELKEQYKLIVDSLGGKHFFSVTDSLPEEEELTNKDFFWDLED; from the coding sequence ATGGCCGATTTTTTTCAATTGAATCCCGGTGAAATTCTTACCTTAGTCGAAAAAGCGGGATACGAACCCTCCGGTCATTGTATGGCTTTGAACAGTTTGGAGAATCGAGTGTTCGACCTGCGGCTCGAAGACGGCTCTCATATCATCTCCAAATTCTACCGTCCCGGACGATGGAACGACGAACAGATTTTGGAAGAACACGAATTCCTACGGGACTTGCAGGAAGCCGAAATCCCCGTTTGTTGTCCTTTGGCTTTTGAAGACGGAAGCAGCCTGGCTTCGTTTCAAGACGAGATCTATTATTCGTTTTGGCCCCGGGTCGGAGGAAGATCGCCGGACGAACTCAGTCCGGAAAATCTTCGGATTTTGGGAAGGCTTCTCGCGAGAATCCATAACGTCGGTCAGGCGAAACATTTCGAACATAGAATCTCTTTGGATTCTTTGACCTATGGAACCTATCCGTTGGAAACGTTGCTTCGGGGAGAATGGATTCCTTCAAGCTGCAAAAAAGAATACGTAGAAACCGCGAATCGGATCTTCGACCTCTTCCGTGAAAAGATCGAATCGGTTCCCTTGCATCGAATCCACGGAGATTGTCATAAGGGAAATCTTCTCTTCGGAAAGGACGGCTGGTTCTTTGTGGACTTTGACGATTGTTTGAAAGGTCCGGCGGTTCAGGATTTTTGGATGCTTCTTTCCCGAGGAAAAGAAGGCTTGGAAGAAAGAGAACATCTTCTTTCCGGCTACAGAGAATTTCGGGATTTCGAAGAACGGTGGTTTGATCTCGTGGAAATTCTGCGCGCGATGCGCTTCGTACATTATTCCGCCTGGATTTCGAGCCGGTTCACGACCGATCCTTCGTTCCCGGTCGCCTTTCCCCATTTTGCGGAAAACGAATACTGGGAAAAAGAAACCTTAGAACTCAAAGAGCAATACAAACTCATCGTGGATTCCTTAGGGGGGAAACATTTCTTTTCTGTTACAGATTCTCTTCCCGAGGAAGAAGAACTTACCAATAAGGATTTTTTTTGGGATTTGGAAGATTAA
- a CDS encoding FKBP-type peptidyl-prolyl cis-trans isomerase encodes MKSVSALWILAILFVVSAPAFAEDLVIKDIRVGTGKEAFSGSNVTVHYVGTLTNGKKFDSSRDRRTPFTFNLGAGEVIKGWDRGVRGMKEGGIRKLTIPPELGYGSRGAGAAIPPNSTLIFEVELLKVY; translated from the coding sequence ATGAAATCAGTAAGTGCTTTATGGATTCTGGCGATTTTGTTCGTTGTGTCGGCTCCGGCCTTCGCGGAAGATCTCGTCATCAAGGACATTCGTGTCGGAACAGGGAAGGAAGCCTTCTCCGGTTCGAACGTGACCGTTCATTATGTGGGAACTCTTACAAACGGAAAGAAGTTCGACAGTTCCAGAGACAGAAGAACTCCGTTCACGTTCAACCTAGGAGCGGGAGAAGTCATCAAAGGATGGGACCGCGGGGTTCGCGGTATGAAAGAAGGCGGAATCCGCAAGTTGACCATTCCTCCCGAACTCGGTTACGGTTCGAGAGGAGCGGGGGCCGCGATTCCACCGAATTCAACTCTCATTTTTGAAGTAGAATTACTCAAAGTGTACTGA
- a CDS encoding PAS domain-containing sensor histidine kinase — MSYNFFEHSPVPACILEPTLLIRKVNTAFSRSFGYSKSELEGIEYWNRICEFKTSKPNLCDPSLWPSTNVLDETPAYSVFILTKHGFKKEFMVSFAFDPDELQIFAYLESPQFQERPFVRYDAVVGPSFGNDLEKPADSWVQKQKLEAIGTLSAGVAHEINNPLMGVINYAEMVFNGIETGNPLRKYAGIILQESNRISEIVKDMLTFTRLEKEEAKVHDLTTVFCSTFGLLKSGFRKAGIETVAPSLDIPIYAVCSAGRLRQVYLNLLTNAKDAIESNPDSAKDKTVTVYWQKFKKGDRNFVRTIIEDTGPGISEENRHKLFDPFYTTKEIGKGTGLGLTVSYNLVREMGGDLSFECTDGTTRFYVDLPESF, encoded by the coding sequence ATGTCTTACAACTTCTTCGAACATTCCCCGGTACCGGCCTGCATCTTAGAGCCGACGCTTCTCATCCGAAAAGTCAACACGGCCTTTTCCCGATCCTTCGGTTATTCCAAATCGGAACTAGAGGGAATCGAGTATTGGAACCGAATCTGCGAATTCAAAACTTCTAAGCCGAATCTCTGTGATCCTTCTTTGTGGCCTTCCACAAACGTCCTGGATGAAACTCCGGCGTATTCCGTTTTCATTCTCACCAAACACGGATTCAAAAAAGAATTCATGGTTTCCTTTGCGTTCGATCCGGATGAGCTGCAGATCTTCGCGTATTTGGAATCTCCTCAGTTTCAAGAAAGACCCTTTGTCCGTTACGATGCAGTTGTGGGACCGAGCTTCGGAAACGATTTGGAAAAACCCGCCGATTCCTGGGTTCAAAAACAAAAGTTGGAAGCGATCGGAACTCTTTCCGCCGGGGTCGCGCACGAGATCAACAATCCTTTGATGGGAGTGATCAATTACGCGGAGATGGTCTTTAACGGAATCGAAACCGGAAATCCTCTCCGCAAATACGCGGGAATCATTCTGCAGGAAAGCAATCGAATTTCCGAGATCGTCAAGGACATGCTCACCTTCACACGTTTGGAAAAGGAAGAAGCGAAGGTCCACGATCTGACCACAGTCTTCTGTTCCACCTTCGGTCTGTTAAAGAGCGGGTTTCGCAAAGCGGGAATCGAAACCGTCGCGCCTTCGCTCGACATTCCGATCTACGCGGTTTGTTCCGCCGGAAGACTCAGACAGGTTTACTTGAATCTTTTGACGAACGCAAAGGACGCGATCGAAAGCAACCCCGATTCCGCCAAAGACAAAACCGTCACCGTATATTGGCAGAAGTTCAAAAAGGGAGATCGGAATTTCGTTCGAACCATCATCGAAGATACGGGACCGGGAATCTCCGAAGAGAACAGACACAAGCTCTTTGATCCGTTTTACACCACAAAGGAAATCGGCAAAGGAACCGGACTCGGTTTGACCGTTTCCTACAATCTCGTCCGCGAAATGGGAGGGGATCTCTCCTTTGAATGCACGGACGGAACCACCCGCTTTTACGTGGATCTACCCGAATCTTTCTGA
- a CDS encoding RNA recognition motif domain-containing protein: MQIDSREGKIMKISVGNLPQELTEDELKKIFSEFGTVQEAHIKKDKTTGRSLSYGSVEMEDAAGAKAVAALNKKEIQGKQIAVVDSEELKKEFEKKQTLKGGGASSGKIHGNQSKGGFSGGATVRRTGGRGK, encoded by the coding sequence TTGCAAATTGATTCCCGAGAAGGAAAAATCATGAAGATATCAGTAGGAAATCTGCCTCAGGAGTTGACCGAGGACGAGTTAAAAAAGATTTTTTCGGAGTTTGGAACCGTCCAGGAAGCGCATATTAAAAAAGATAAAACCACGGGCCGTTCCTTGTCCTATGGATCCGTTGAAATGGAAGACGCCGCGGGAGCGAAAGCGGTCGCGGCTTTGAATAAAAAAGAAATCCAAGGCAAACAGATCGCCGTAGTCGATTCTGAAGAATTAAAAAAAGAGTTCGAGAAAAAACAAACTCTCAAAGGCGGAGGAGCTTCTTCCGGTAAGATTCATGGAAATCAGTCGAAGGGCGGATTTTCCGGAGGCGCAACCGTAAGAAGAACCGGAGGAAGAGGAAAATGA
- a CDS encoding inorganic phosphate transporter encodes MDFFLIIVVLMAILGVGDLLVGVSNDAVNFTNSAVGSKASSKRIILVVAGIGIILGALSSTGMMEVARKGIFHPSGFALQDLMFLFLAVMLTDIVLLDLYNTLGLPTSTTVSLVFELLGAALAIAFLKTGTLNGAFQIINSESALKIIFGIITSVIVAFFSGMILQFVFRFIFSFNLKNSMKYFGGLFGGLSMTTVAFFTLLSAMKGSTVIPPEIVKYINENFTNILLVTFAGFAIIFQFLVLLEWNILKFLVLVGTGSLAMAFASNDLVNFIGVPLASFATWTLIQAGGGDASALATGLAGNVPTPNFILLGAACVMLFPLWFSKKAETVTQTEVTLGSQGETLESFNTSLVARVFVQIALGIYTPIKAILPAGVRNFIGKRFEQRNGFAEIVKVHETEAFDLLRASVNIQISSALILIGTLYKLPLSTTFVTFMVAMGTSLTDGAWNKDNAVNRVSGVLTVVGGWFFTAIIASATAGIIGSILYIFGFSSVIVLVLVAALLIFLFGRIHRKRQETYDENLEKLITLKKHPERALSRTISSMLASLSVARKALNNACAGYVNGKKKNFRQTQKLLKDLKKMRENSLSSFLSIANKHLEEDDLSSIHPITESINHLDRITESIWNILRTSSNGISSFHEVSKDEKEEVKELRKSATNLMELLADSDKFPDLLEKARSEKKTKNLEKIKQNIYKSQMKRIKKGDSKLKSSVSYFVIIDELIDINENLLSLAEELSVAIPWTEKKKIELQSKSLLALKSEEKKKKK; translated from the coding sequence ATGGACTTTTTTTTAATTATCGTTGTTCTCATGGCGATTCTCGGAGTCGGAGATCTCTTAGTCGGAGTTTCGAACGACGCCGTAAACTTTACGAATTCGGCCGTGGGTTCCAAAGCCTCCTCTAAAAGAATCATTCTGGTTGTCGCCGGAATCGGGATTATCCTCGGCGCTCTTTCTTCCACAGGAATGATGGAAGTCGCGAGAAAAGGAATTTTCCATCCGAGCGGATTCGCGCTCCAGGATCTGATGTTCTTATTCTTAGCGGTGATGTTGACGGACATCGTTCTTCTCGATCTTTACAACACGTTAGGACTTCCCACGTCGACTACGGTGTCCCTGGTCTTCGAACTTTTGGGAGCGGCCCTTGCGATCGCGTTCTTAAAAACCGGAACCTTAAACGGAGCGTTTCAGATCATCAACTCGGAAAGCGCCTTGAAGATCATCTTCGGAATCATCACGAGCGTGATCGTGGCGTTCTTTTCGGGAATGATATTGCAGTTCGTTTTCCGATTCATCTTCTCCTTCAATCTGAAGAATTCGATGAAATACTTCGGAGGATTGTTCGGCGGTCTTTCCATGACGACGGTGGCGTTTTTTACGCTTTTATCCGCGATGAAAGGTTCCACCGTAATTCCGCCGGAAATCGTTAAATACATCAACGAAAACTTTACGAACATTCTTTTGGTAACGTTCGCGGGATTTGCGATCATTTTCCAATTCCTAGTATTATTAGAATGGAATATTCTAAAATTCTTAGTTTTAGTCGGAACGGGTTCTCTCGCAATGGCGTTCGCGAGCAACGACTTAGTGAACTTCATCGGGGTTCCTCTCGCGAGTTTCGCGACCTGGACCTTGATCCAAGCGGGAGGCGGAGACGCAAGCGCTCTTGCAACCGGACTGGCAGGAAACGTTCCTACTCCGAACTTCATCCTTTTGGGAGCGGCTTGTGTGATGCTTTTCCCGCTTTGGTTCTCCAAAAAAGCGGAAACGGTGACACAAACCGAAGTAACCCTCGGTTCCCAGGGAGAAACATTAGAAAGTTTTAATACGAGTTTGGTGGCCCGCGTGTTCGTTCAGATCGCTCTCGGAATTTACACTCCGATCAAGGCGATTCTTCCCGCAGGAGTACGCAACTTTATCGGAAAACGTTTCGAACAAAGAAACGGTTTTGCCGAAATCGTAAAAGTTCACGAAACCGAAGCGTTCGACTTGCTCAGAGCTTCCGTAAACATTCAGATTTCCAGCGCATTGATTTTGATCGGAACCCTTTACAAACTTCCTCTTTCGACCACCTTCGTAACCTTTATGGTGGCGATGGGAACGTCTTTGACGGACGGCGCTTGGAACAAGGACAATGCGGTCAATCGAGTGAGCGGGGTTTTGACCGTCGTAGGAGGTTGGTTCTTCACAGCGATCATCGCTTCGGCAACCGCCGGAATCATCGGATCAATTCTTTATATTTTCGGATTTTCTTCCGTGATCGTTCTCGTGCTCGTGGCGGCGCTTTTGATCTTCCTCTTCGGAAGAATCCACAGAAAGCGTCAGGAAACCTACGATGAGAATCTCGAAAAACTCATCACTTTGAAAAAACATCCGGAACGCGCCCTTTCCAGAACGATCTCTTCCATGCTTGCAAGCTTGAGCGTTGCGAGAAAGGCGTTGAACAACGCGTGTGCGGGTTACGTAAACGGTAAAAAGAAGAATTTCAGACAAACCCAGAAACTTCTGAAAGATCTAAAGAAGATGAGAGAGAATTCCCTCTCCAGCTTCTTGTCGATCGCGAATAAACATCTGGAAGAAGACGATCTTTCATCCATTCATCCGATCACCGAGTCGATCAATCATTTGGATCGAATCACCGAAAGCATCTGGAACATCCTGAGAACCTCTTCCAACGGAATCAGCTCCTTCCACGAAGTTTCCAAAGACGAGAAGGAAGAAGTCAAGGAACTCAGAAAGTCCGCTACGAACCTGATGGAACTGCTCGCGGATTCGGATAAGTTCCCGGATCTTTTGGAAAAAGCGAGATCGGAAAAGAAAACCAAAAATCTCGAAAAAATCAAACAGAACATCTACAAGAGTCAGATGAAACGGATCAAGAAGGGAGACAGCAAACTGAAATCCAGCGTTTCCTATTTCGTGATCATCGACGAACTGATCGACATCAACGAAAACCTTCTCTCTCTCGCGGAAGAATTGAGCGTTGCGATTCCTTGGACCGAAAAGAAAAAAATCGAATTGCAAAGCAAATCCCTTCTCGCTCTGAAATCGGAAGAAAAGAAAAAGAAGAAGTAA
- a CDS encoding SpoIIE family protein phosphatase, producing MTGSTRSEHKSYDPEERYSILFHSAIDAIVSLDKDFRVFLINPAAENMSGFLASELLGNSIEHQFPLRIRNRFYRILRNVAKLPDKKRQKPFGPIRLIRKDKTILISEVSVSVTGPPEDYQYHIIIRDISEKHRILMELKRANQTLKKMDREKEELLERLEEKVRQRSRLLANYYKGMKEELSLAKRLQSEILPEIPSIAGIRIHSAYLPMMEVGGDLYDFFEIRPGVLRIFLADATGHGVQAALLTMTLKGILESIKKKEADPGTILGEFNREYCRNFGNIGMFFSCFLADIDTVARKIVYSSGGHPPQFFLSKDLVMGLDRTGSLLGLDPGNQYGVFKLSYQHGDRLFLLTDGIYEEFNSDKQQFGELAVQKILAEKFTEPMEETIPSILQSLMDHLGTQKIQDDITAILISLDSPER from the coding sequence ATGACCGGTTCCACGCGATCAGAACACAAAAGTTACGACCCGGAGGAACGTTATTCGATTCTATTTCATTCTGCGATCGACGCGATCGTTTCTCTCGATAAGGATTTCCGCGTATTTCTCATCAATCCCGCCGCGGAAAATATGTCCGGCTTTCTCGCATCCGAACTTCTCGGGAATTCCATCGAACACCAATTCCCGCTCCGGATTCGAAACCGATTTTATCGGATTCTCAGGAACGTCGCCAAGTTACCGGATAAAAAAAGACAAAAACCGTTCGGTCCGATCCGTTTGATCCGAAAGGACAAAACGATTCTGATCTCCGAAGTCTCCGTTTCCGTGACAGGACCGCCCGAGGATTATCAATATCACATCATCATTCGAGATATATCAGAAAAACATAGAATTCTAATGGAGTTGAAACGGGCCAATCAGACTCTCAAAAAGATGGACCGGGAAAAAGAGGAACTTCTCGAACGGTTGGAGGAGAAGGTAAGACAACGATCCAGACTTCTTGCGAACTACTACAAGGGAATGAAGGAAGAATTGAGTCTCGCCAAACGGCTTCAGTCGGAAATTCTTCCCGAGATTCCTTCGATCGCGGGAATCCGGATTCATTCCGCGTATTTACCGATGATGGAAGTGGGAGGGGATCTCTACGATTTTTTCGAGATCCGGCCGGGTGTGTTGCGTATTTTTCTCGCGGACGCGACGGGCCACGGGGTGCAAGCCGCACTTTTGACGATGACTCTGAAAGGGATTTTGGAATCGATCAAAAAGAAAGAAGCCGATCCCGGAACGATTCTCGGAGAATTCAACCGGGAATACTGTAGAAACTTCGGAAATATCGGGATGTTCTTTTCCTGTTTTCTCGCGGACATCGATACGGTTGCCAGAAAAATCGTGTATTCATCGGGAGGACATCCTCCACAATTTTTTCTTTCCAAAGACTTGGTTATGGGTTTGGATCGGACAGGTTCCTTGTTGGGTTTGGACCCGGGCAATCAATACGGAGTTTTTAAACTGAGTTATCAGCACGGGGACCGTTTGTTTCTGCTCACCGACGGAATCTACGAAGAGTTCAACTCCGACAAACAACAATTCGGCGAACTGGCCGTTCAGAAAATTCTCGCGGAAAAATTCACCGAGCCTATGGAAGAAACGATCCCTTCGATATTACAAAGCCTCATGGATCATCTCGGAACTCAAAAAATACAAGACGATATTACGGCCATTTTAATATCCTTGGATTCGCCCGAACGTTGA